In Rhodoferax koreense, a genomic segment contains:
- a CDS encoding phage tail assembly protein — translation MAMSGEENKVELNTIQLKKPIRAHGADVSEVTLREVTTEDIMDLGQPFLLIMDNGSTGVQIQHKTVAAWIVRLAGVPLSSVKAMDPADFGKATAMVMGFFGASDEPESS, via the coding sequence ATGGCAATGAGCGGCGAGGAAAACAAGGTCGAGCTCAACACCATCCAGCTGAAGAAGCCGATTCGGGCGCACGGCGCCGACGTCAGCGAGGTCACCCTGCGTGAAGTGACTACCGAGGACATCATGGATCTCGGCCAGCCCTTCCTGCTGATCATGGACAACGGCTCCACGGGCGTGCAGATCCAGCACAAGACCGTGGCCGCCTGGATCGTGCGCCTGGCGGGCGTGCCGCTTTCCAGCGTCAAGGCCATGGACCCGGCTGACTTCGGCAAGGCGACCGCCATGGTGATGGGTTTTTTCGGGGCGAGCGACGAACCCGAGAGCAGCTGA
- a CDS encoding phage tail tube protein: MADRIAGVCYIKVDGVQLEVKGGLECPIMAVKREPMMSSGGPVGYKETPLFPFVKLTAVFTRDFPIAKLQAGTDMTCTAEFANGKVYVLSGAWLANEASGKGEEGEVELEFNGTNGAWQ; encoded by the coding sequence ATGGCTGACCGCATTGCGGGCGTCTGCTACATCAAAGTAGACGGCGTCCAGTTGGAAGTCAAAGGGGGCCTCGAGTGCCCCATCATGGCCGTCAAGCGCGAGCCGATGATGAGTTCGGGTGGCCCTGTGGGCTACAAGGAAACACCGCTGTTTCCATTCGTGAAGCTCACCGCCGTCTTCACGCGCGATTTCCCCATCGCGAAGCTGCAGGCCGGCACCGATATGACGTGCACGGCCGAATTCGCGAACGGTAAGGTCTACGTGCTCTCCGGCGCCTGGCTGGCTAACGAGGCCAGCGGTAAGGGTGAAGAGGGCGAAGTCGAACTCGAGTTCAACGGCACGAACGGGGCATGGCAATGA
- a CDS encoding phage tail sheath subtilisin-like domain-containing protein, producing the protein MTVPFANIPQQVRVPLFYAEMDNSRANGAVSGVRRALAIGQKLVGGTAAVNVPVIVSTVAQAIAFFGRGSQLARMVKAYRDNDNFGELWCIPVAEGTSSVAATGTVTAVGTATSTGVIALYIAGQRIQVPVLLGDTAAVVAASIVTAITANTDLPVTAAAAAGVVTLTAKWKGLTGNDITMVDSFAGSAGSEALPGGITLSYSGATLASGAVNPALAPVISAMGDEEYDFIFHPFTDSTSLDTIGAELNDTTGRWSWSRQLYGHVYTALRGSLGALVTAGGLRNDQHHTIAAIDVDCPNPSWEYAAAYAARNAVFLNADPARTVQTGVLTGLLVPRAGKRFLFAERQSLLNYGVATSYVSGGILRVERAITTYQKNAFNQADDSYLDSETLQLSAYVLRRLRSIITSKYPRHKLANDGTRFAAGSAIITPAVARGEIVADYAKMEFQGYVENSAMFAANLIVERNATDPNRLDVLFTPDYINNLRVFAVLNQFRLQY; encoded by the coding sequence ATGACCGTTCCCTTTGCCAACATTCCGCAGCAGGTCCGTGTGCCGCTGTTCTATGCCGAGATGGACAACAGCCGGGCCAATGGCGCCGTGTCTGGCGTCCGCCGTGCGCTCGCCATTGGCCAGAAGCTGGTGGGCGGCACTGCCGCCGTCAACGTGCCGGTGATCGTGTCCACGGTCGCCCAGGCCATCGCCTTCTTCGGCCGTGGCTCCCAGCTGGCGCGCATGGTCAAGGCTTACCGTGACAACGACAACTTCGGCGAACTGTGGTGCATCCCGGTGGCAGAAGGTACTTCGTCTGTGGCGGCTACCGGCACCGTCACCGCCGTGGGTACGGCCACCAGCACCGGTGTGATCGCCCTATACATCGCCGGTCAGCGCATCCAGGTGCCCGTGTTGTTGGGCGACACCGCTGCGGTGGTGGCCGCGTCGATCGTCACCGCCATCACGGCGAACACCGACCTGCCCGTCACCGCTGCCGCTGCAGCTGGCGTCGTCACGCTCACGGCCAAGTGGAAGGGCCTCACCGGCAACGACATCACGATGGTGGACAGCTTCGCAGGTTCCGCCGGCAGCGAAGCCTTGCCAGGCGGCATCACGCTGTCCTATTCGGGCGCCACGTTGGCCTCCGGCGCGGTCAATCCGGCCTTGGCGCCCGTCATTTCGGCCATGGGGGACGAAGAGTACGACTTCATCTTCCACCCCTTTACCGACAGCACCAGCCTGGACACCATCGGCGCCGAGCTGAACGACACCACCGGCCGCTGGAGCTGGAGCCGTCAGCTGTACGGCCATGTGTACACGGCGCTGCGCGGTTCGCTCGGCGCCCTGGTCACTGCCGGCGGCCTGCGCAACGATCAGCACCACACCATTGCCGCGATCGATGTGGACTGCCCGAACCCGAGCTGGGAATACGCCGCCGCCTACGCCGCGCGCAATGCCGTTTTCCTCAACGCTGATCCAGCCCGCACGGTGCAGACCGGCGTGTTGACCGGCCTGCTCGTGCCACGCGCCGGCAAGCGCTTCCTGTTCGCCGAGCGGCAAAGTCTGCTGAACTACGGTGTTGCCACCAGCTACGTCAGCGGCGGCATCCTGCGCGTCGAGCGGGCCATCACCACCTACCAGAAGAATGCCTTCAACCAGGCCGATGACTCCTACCTGGACAGCGAGACCCTGCAGCTCTCCGCGTACGTGTTGCGCCGCCTGCGCTCGATCATCACGAGCAAGTACCCGCGCCACAAGCTTGCAAATGACGGCACCCGCTTCGCCGCTGGCTCGGCCATCATCACGCCGGCCGTGGCCCGTGGCGAGATCGTGGCCGACTACGCCAAGATGGAATTCCAGGGCTATGTCGAAAACAGCGCGATGTTCGCGGCCAACCTGATCGTCGAGCGCAATGCCACCGATCCGAACCGGCTCGACGTGCTCTTCACGCCGGACTACATCAACAACCTGCGCGTCTTCGCCGTGCTCAACCAGTTCCGCCTGCAGTACTGA
- a CDS encoding DUF2635 domain-containing protein has protein sequence MFLKPAPNITVPDPDRGGTLPPEGREVTPSTYWHRRIESGDVEELTAEVEPVQTSAQDEANTPT, from the coding sequence ATGTTTCTGAAACCCGCCCCGAACATCACTGTCCCCGATCCCGATCGGGGCGGCACCTTGCCGCCGGAAGGCCGCGAGGTGACCCCGTCAACCTACTGGCACCGCCGGATCGAATCCGGCGACGTCGAGGAGTTGACCGCCGAGGTCGAGCCCGTGCAGACGTCTGCACAGGATGAGGCCAACACCCCAACCTAA
- a CDS encoding MltR family transcriptional regulator, with protein sequence MNDPDHIAARDKSKGELRAKILAGLSEREAALTSELLDFKESLAGESDRAAVVRAGQFLDDRLKLLIAASMVDEKKPVNEFLEYKGPAGEFSARIKLAYFFGLIPVNARNELRALKEIRNRFAHTASSMTFEDDKVKSFCGQLKFHGVPKGATQLDGQEIPLISIFRRSMFGLAVHITRAICKATHASSPTDYEIPNGKEVMSIYARSLISNSKYAHLLVDPTGSQEG encoded by the coding sequence ATGAATGATCCTGACCACATTGCGGCGCGAGACAAGTCCAAGGGCGAGCTCCGCGCTAAGATTTTGGCGGGACTTTCCGAGAGAGAGGCGGCGTTAACTTCGGAGTTGCTCGATTTCAAAGAGTCTCTTGCGGGTGAGAGTGATCGGGCTGCAGTGGTAAGGGCGGGGCAGTTCCTGGATGATCGTCTGAAGTTGCTCATAGCGGCTTCGATGGTTGATGAGAAGAAGCCTGTGAATGAGTTCCTTGAATACAAAGGGCCTGCTGGGGAGTTTTCGGCTCGGATCAAACTGGCTTACTTTTTCGGCTTGATACCGGTCAACGCGCGCAATGAGCTGCGCGCCCTCAAAGAAATCCGGAACAGATTCGCTCACACAGCCTCGTCGATGACGTTCGAAGATGACAAGGTGAAAAGCTTCTGTGGCCAATTGAAATTTCACGGCGTTCCGAAGGGCGCTACGCAGCTTGATGGGCAAGAGATTCCATTAATAAGCATTTTTCGGCGCTCGATGTTCGGCCTGGCAGTGCATATCACGCGAGCGATTTGCAAAGCCACGCATGCCTCGTCGCCGACCGACTACGAAATTCCAAACGGGAAAGAGGTGATGTCGATTTACGCCCGATCGCTCATTTCCAACTCGAAATACGCGCACCTCCTTGTTGATCCAACCGGGAGTCAGGAAGGGTAA